The Malus domestica chromosome 10, GDT2T_hap1 genome contains a region encoding:
- the LOC103401603 gene encoding uncharacterized protein, whose translation MESRVSNLAAQFDEFKKSHDLILLQLRSLMAKGHDSISNSRQPFFKMASHISVVKSDEIVLKLQSFHNEKIQAREKVDEFLSQYRPKYKPKSPPCLRPTLKKFKRVRDYAKYHADGSAIFHSRSKFQESFGFFRSELARKNEQVFDLLDKQVANSVKSPPFPYFACKKDTARDLVSGFPISDLLEKKDELPSSLSVLELVASKLLGKLGDDSLLCDQTFDIASLTLGFHEFTRDKGGTNIQRLFHSKSATVLESDGKNGKSQVFILGIHVSNVEFKKAKLPGSRALYLFDKMSYSGYILDNKLGYLMSIRDKGGTNFLSSFESIDLLASCKDLGFCVDINRSMGYYCKGIRDKGGTISQRLFPSKSKNQDCVMGSDCSKVIKCEVSFDYSMLIDGEYAGNLRLHHLEARMDTNRKHERKFTLSGFGNGCCVACCVVLNRDYCKGIRDKGGGSKFWYNVAIKCATITPDETRVKEFNLKQMWRSPNGTIRNNLNGTVFGEPFICRNVILLVPDWTMPTCIGRHVFGAQYRATDAIIEGPGKLKLVFLKHLAIESGKK comes from the coding sequence ATGGAATCGAGGGTTTCCAATCTGGCAGCCCAGTTCGACGAATTCAAGAAGTCTCACGACTTGATTCTTCTTCAATTGCGGTCCCTCATGGCTAAGGGTCACGATTCAATATCGAATTCGAGGCAACCATTCTTCAAAATGGCGTCTCATATCTCTGTTGTGAAATCGGATGAAATTGTTCTCAAGCTTCAATCCTTCCACAACGAAAAGATTCAAGCCCGTGAGAAAGTAGATGAATTCTTGTCTCAGTACCGTCCAAAATACAAGCCAAAAAGTCCTCCTTGTTTACGTCCAACATTGAAGAAATTCAAGAGGGTTCGCGACTATGCCAAATACCACGCAGATGGTTCTGCAATATTTCATTCCCGTTCCAAATTTCAAGAAAGTTTTGGGTTCTTTCGAAGTGAGTTGGCTAGGAAGAATGAACAGGTTTTCGATTTACTCGACAAGCAAGTTGCCAATTCTGTGAAAAGTCCTCCATTTCCTTATTTTGCTTGCAAGAAGGACACGGCAAGGGATTTGGTTTCTGGGTTTCCTATTTCAGATTtgttagagaagaaagatgaaTTGCCTTCTTCTCTGTCTGTTCTCGAACTTGTTGCTTCGAAATTGTTGGGCAAGTTAGGTGACGACTCCTTGCTCTGTGATCAAACGTTCGACATTGCTTCTTTGACGCTTGGCTTCCATGAATTCACTCGTGACAAAGGCGGAACAAATATTCAAAGGCTCTTTCATTCGAAATCAGCGACTGTTCTTGAATCTGATGGTAAGAATGGCAAATCCCAAGTTTTCATTTTAGGAATTCATGTTTCTAATGTTGAGTTCAAGAAAGCTAAATTGCCTGGTTCGCGTGCACTCTACCTGTTCGACAAAATGTCGTATTCAGGTTACATTCTTGATAATAAGCTTGGGTACCTTATGAGCATTCGTGATAAAGGTGGTACTAATTTTCTCTCCAGTTTTGAGTCAATAGATTTACTGGCAAGCTGCAAGGACTTAGGTTTTTGTGTTGATATCAATCGTTCCATGGGCTACTACTGCAAGGGAATTCGTGACAAGGGTGGAACAATTAGTCAGAGGCTCTTCCCTTCGAAGTCCAAGAATCAAGATTGTGTTATGGGTTCTGATTGTTCCAAGGTGATCAAATGTGAGGTGAGTTTTGATTATTCCATGCTCATTGATGGGGAGTATGCTGGTAATTTGAGATTGCATCATTTAGAAGCTCGTATGGACACGAATAGAAAACATGAAAGAAAGTTCACTCTCTCCGGATTTGGAAATGGTTGCTGTGTTGCTTGCTGTGTTGTTCTCAATCGTGACTACTGCAAGGGCATTCGGGATAAGGGTGGTGGCTCAAAATTCTGGTACAATGTCGCAATAAAGTGTGCAACTATAACTCCAGATGAAACTCGTGTTAAGGAGTTCAACTTGAAACAGATGTGGAGGAGTCCAAATGGGACCATACGGAACAATTTAAATGGTACTGTTTTTGGAGAACCTTTTATCTGCAGAAATGTTATCCTTCTTGTTCCAGATTGGACAATGCCAACATGTATTGGGAGACATGTTTTTGGTGCTCAGTACCGAGCAACTGATGCAATCATAGAAGGACCTGGAAAACTTAAATTGGTTTTTTTGAAGCATCTTGCTATCGAATCAGGGAAGAAATAG